AGgtatgtttatgttttgttaaataTTTATCACTTGGTTTACTTTTCTAAATAATTGTATATCTTTACAGACAAGTATTATCTTTGTGATGTCGCGTATGCACACATACGGGGATTTATGGCTCCATATCGTAATGTGAGGTATTGGCTAGGAGATTTTCGCCGAAGACGTGCGTTGACGAATAAAGAGAAATTTAACCATGCTCATGCAAGACTTCAGAACGTAATTGAGCGTGCTTTTGGTGTCTTGAAAGCAAGATTCCCTATTTTGAAAAAGGATGGCACCATTTCCATTGGTTACACAAAGGAACATTACCATTGCATGTTTCGCGCTACATAATTTTATAAGGAAAGAGGGTTTGAGCGATGAATTGTTTACAGAATACGATCAACCTAATGTTTCGGTGCATAATAGGCTAGTGCACTTTGATGCTGATGAAGACGAGGTTGAAGCACATGGTACTGCATCGGATCGGGAATATATGACTCAGTTACGAGATGAGATTGCTGAGCAGTTAATGCAAAGCATGGATACAATGCTTTAAAAAAATGTTATTGTCTTTTTTATGAATATTA
Above is a window of Helianthus annuus cultivar XRQ/B chromosome 14, HanXRQr2.0-SUNRISE, whole genome shotgun sequence DNA encoding:
- the LOC110906431 gene encoding uncharacterized protein LOC110906431 isoform X2, which gives rise to MIFTFVVAGWEGVAHDARILSEALSDPDAPFPFPPQDKYYLCDVAYAHIRGFMAPYRNVRYWLGDFRRRRALTNKEKFNHAHARLQNVIERAFGVLKARFPILKKDGTISIGYTKEHYHCMFRAT